One genomic region from Ovis canadensis isolate MfBH-ARS-UI-01 breed Bighorn chromosome 24, ARS-UI_OviCan_v2, whole genome shotgun sequence encodes:
- the PGP gene encoding glycerol-3-phosphate phosphatase, whose amino-acid sequence MATRLPAADRDGWSGAPAARGKRGRIGAGGAQWAARARRGAYERAGGGAGPAAGGCEEERAAGGGGGGVGGGGGGGGVGGLWRRRAAMAEAEAEAGGDDGRCVRLNAERAQALLADVDTLLFDCDGVLWRGETAVPGAPETLTALRARGKRLGFITNNSSKTREAYAEKLRCLGFGGPAGPDAGREVFGTAYCTALYLRQRLAGPPAPKAYVLGSVALAAELEAVGVSCVGVGPEPLRGDGPGDWLDAPLEPDVRAVVVGFDPHFSYMKLTKAVRYLQQPDCLLVGTNMDNRLPLENGRFIAGTGCLVRAVEMAAQRQADIIGKPSRFIFDCVSQEYGIHPERTVMVGDRLDTDILLGVTCGLKTILTLTGVSSLRDVKSNQESDCMAKKKMVPDFYVDSIADLLPALQG is encoded by the exons ATGGCCACCCGCCTGCCCGCGGCGGACCGTGACGGTTGGTCCGGCGCTCCCGCAGCCCGCGGGAAGCGGGGGCGGATTGGCGCAGGCGGGGCCCAATGGGCCGCACGCGCGAGGCGCGGGGCCTATGAgcgcgccgggggcggggcgggcccggCAGCAGGCGGCTGCGAGGAAGAGCGGGCGgccggtggcggcggcggcggcgtcggcggcggtggcggcggcggcggcgtcggCGGCCTGTGGCGGCGGCGGGCGGCCATGGCGGAGGCGGAGGCGGAGGCCGGCGGCGACGACGGCCGCTGCGTGCGGCTGAACGCCGAGCGGGCCCAGGCGCTGCTGGCCGACGTGGACACGCTGCTGTTCGACTGCGACGGCGTGCTGTGGCGCGGCGAGACGGCGGTGCCCGGCGCGCCCGAGACCCTGACGGCGCTGCGGGCCCGCGGCAAGCGCCTCGGCTTCATCACCAACAACAGCAGCAAGACCCGCGAGGCCTACGCTGAAAAGCTGCGGTGCCTGGGCTTCGGCGGCCCGGCGGGGCCCGACGCTGGCCGCGAGGTCTTCGGCACGGCCTACTGCACCGCGCTCTACCTGCGCCAGCGCCTGGCCGGCCCGCCGGCCCCCAAGGCCTACGTGCTGGGCAGCGTGGCCCTGGCCGCCGAGCTGGAGGCCGTGGGCGTCTCCTGCGTGGGCGTGGGCCCCGAGCCGCTGCGGGGCGACGGCCCCGGCGACTGGCTGGACGCGCCCCTGGAGCCCGATGTGCGCGCCGTCGTGGTGGGCTTCGATCCGCACTTCAGCTACATGAAGCTCACCAAGGCCGTGCGCTACTTGCAACAGCCCGACTGCCTGCTTGTGGGCACCAACATGGACAACCGACTCCCCCTGGAGAACGGCCGCTTCATCGCGG GTACCGGCTGTCTGGTCCGAGCCGTGGAGATGGCCGCCCAGCGCCAAGCCGACATCATAGGGAAGCCCAGCCGCTTCATCTTCGACTGCGTGTCCCAGGAGTACGGCATCCACCCAGAGCGCACCGTCATGGTGGGCGACCGCCTGGACACAGACATCCTCCTGGGCGTGACCTGTGGTCTGAAGACCATCCTCACCCTCACGGGCGTCTCCAGTCTGCGAGACGTGAAAAGTAATCAGGAAAGTGACTGCATGGCTAAGAAGAAAATGGTCCCTGACTTCTATGTTGACAGCATAGCCGACCTTTTGCCTGCCCTTCAAGGTTAA